One window of the Mycobacterium sp. JS623 genome contains the following:
- a CDS encoding PMT family glycosyltransferase 4-amino-4-deoxy-L-arabinose transferase gives MTSLDTVIADASDLQAPSERHREAGPFSRRRGQRSSLPTSLLLVALGIFLVAYGYARGREEIGFASPLYWTGQFLLFAVVVYRVMAPSTKQHERDVLVFVYAAAQSFIRWTYSPHMFTFIDELQHYRALRNVLDSGHLFNDNYSLPVSGHYPGLENIAAQLVQTASIHPFAAGVAVATLTHLLSTGCILLLFRELSRSNYVASIGTLIYLLNPHASFFNTSFLYEAPALPFAILAVLFAIRFATRTEHRPLNYWAVLVSTALVVMTHHVTALSTAALLGAVSIVAVILPWTRSLAPALAICAVSSALVVAVWIFGVAPVTIEYLGTPVRDLVQNIGAFLTGKAPLILPGPPTPLIDRLLGPFGVLVTLMLALNNLRRAKTLRPLEECWTWLALCLYGSASLIRVLVSNGSELAGRLLTYAAIFSALVVGTVLTRIVSTAFQGAPPGTSRFRQVITATGIRRLITATAPGRMAVATLIACVLLASSIMTSLPAWYQRVPGGFWIEGFAGGIDNVGVSRAQWADKYVRGGIRYTGDIASMWLLSTVAKMDPVKSPGTIYYSEPSNRFTAQEIDHIKQSAIIMVDVDMRMSQDMPIGERYFITDVNGGKLRKPIDVERLEKFDGIPGLSRVYDSGLARMYDLRGGRNAPYAR, from the coding sequence ATGACGTCACTGGACACCGTGATTGCCGACGCTTCTGATCTCCAAGCGCCATCGGAACGTCATCGGGAAGCCGGCCCTTTCTCACGCAGGCGAGGCCAGAGGAGCTCACTGCCGACTTCACTGCTACTGGTCGCTCTTGGAATCTTCCTCGTTGCATACGGCTATGCGCGTGGCCGCGAGGAGATCGGGTTTGCGTCACCGCTGTACTGGACAGGGCAATTCTTACTGTTCGCTGTCGTCGTCTACCGCGTGATGGCCCCATCCACGAAGCAGCACGAGCGTGACGTGCTCGTTTTCGTGTATGCGGCCGCCCAGTCGTTTATTCGATGGACCTACAGCCCGCACATGTTCACGTTCATCGACGAACTACAGCACTATCGGGCCCTTCGGAACGTCCTTGACTCCGGCCATCTGTTCAACGACAACTACAGCTTGCCGGTGAGCGGCCACTACCCAGGGCTGGAGAATATTGCAGCCCAACTGGTACAGACGGCCAGCATTCACCCGTTCGCCGCCGGTGTAGCGGTAGCGACGTTGACACATCTCCTGTCGACAGGGTGCATTCTGCTGCTGTTCCGAGAGCTGTCCAGGTCGAACTACGTCGCCTCGATTGGCACGCTGATCTATCTGCTGAATCCGCATGCGTCGTTCTTCAACACGTCGTTTCTGTACGAGGCGCCGGCCCTGCCGTTCGCCATCCTCGCGGTTCTTTTCGCGATCCGCTTCGCCACGCGCACCGAACACCGCCCGCTGAACTATTGGGCTGTGCTGGTCAGCACCGCACTCGTGGTGATGACTCACCATGTCACGGCCTTGTCCACGGCCGCGCTCCTGGGGGCGGTATCGATCGTCGCTGTCATTCTTCCGTGGACACGTAGCCTGGCCCCCGCGTTGGCGATATGCGCGGTCAGCTCGGCGCTTGTTGTGGCGGTCTGGATCTTCGGGGTTGCTCCGGTCACCATCGAATATCTAGGTACTCCCGTCCGCGATCTGGTGCAAAACATCGGAGCGTTCCTTACCGGCAAGGCCCCGTTGATATTGCCCGGGCCGCCCACCCCTTTGATCGATCGGTTGCTCGGTCCGTTCGGGGTGCTGGTTACGTTGATGCTGGCGCTGAACAATCTCCGCCGCGCCAAAACGCTCCGACCCCTCGAGGAATGCTGGACATGGTTGGCGCTGTGTCTCTACGGTTCTGCGAGTTTGATTCGGGTGCTGGTCAGCAATGGGTCGGAGTTGGCCGGGCGGCTCCTCACGTACGCCGCGATCTTCTCCGCCTTGGTGGTCGGCACTGTGTTGACACGGATCGTGTCGACGGCATTCCAGGGCGCACCGCCAGGCACCTCCCGATTCCGGCAGGTGATCACCGCAACCGGGATAAGGCGCCTGATCACCGCCACTGCCCCGGGCCGTATGGCAGTCGCCACACTGATCGCCTGCGTGCTACTCGCCAGCTCGATAATGACCAGCTTGCCGGCCTGGTATCAGCGTGTGCCCGGTGGATTCTGGATTGAGGGATTTGCCGGAGGAATCGACAACGTCGGTGTCAGCAGGGCGCAGTGGGCAGACAAATACGTGCGGGGCGGTATCAGGTATACCGGTGACATCGCGTCGATGTGGCTGCTTTCCACGGTTGCCAAGATGGATCCCGTGAAGAGTCCGGGAACAATCTATTACTCGGAACCGTCAAACCGATTCACAGCTCAGGAAATAGACCACATAAAGCAGTCGGCAATAATAATGGTGGACGTCGATATGAGGATGTCGCAGGATATGCCAATCGGTGAACGTTACTTCATCACGGACGTAAACGGCGGCAAGTTGAGGAAGCCGATCGACGTCGAACGGCTGGAAAAATTCGACGGGATTCCCGGGCTGTCGCGAGTATATGACTCGGGACTAGCGCGGATGTACGACCTACGCGGTGGACGGAATGCGCCGTATGCGCGGTAA